One window of the Asticcacaulis sp. SL142 genome contains the following:
- a CDS encoding MacB family efflux pump subunit, with amino-acid sequence MKPPVLKVEKLRREFPAGEGTITVLKDIDLTIEAGEMVAIVGQSGSGKSTLMNILGCLDRPTAGVYRVGERETAALEPDELAELRREHFGFIFQRYHLLGDLSALGNVEVPSIYAGVPVEARKDRARSLLERLGLGDRTQHRPGQLSGGQQQRVSIARALMNGGEIVLADEPTGALDTKSGEEVMRILKGLHADGHTVIIVTHDRDVADHCQRVIEIRDGEIIDDRPGAGKGETDHEPLPALTAQGRDGIGALIDSFREAFQMALLAMNAHRMRTFLTMLGIIIGIASVVCVVALGTGSRQKVLEQISSIGTNTLEIMPGSGFGDRRSGAIRTLVVADADALARQPYVDSVTPTVRSSVTVRYGAVANTGQVNGVGAQYFRVKGVELSSGRLFGDEEIATTAQDVVIDQNTVNTLKFAGDPIGEVILLGSTPARIIGVVEASSSGFGGGGDSMNIYMPYTAVNARMLGTTTLRSITVRVNDDTESSIAEAGVTNLLTQRHGTKDFFIINTDEIRKTITATTQTLTVLISAIAVISLIVGGIGVMNIMLVSVTERTSEIGVRMAVGARQRDILQQFLIEAVLVCLIGGVLGIVVALLFGVIFAQFSTDFRLVYSMSSIIAAFGCSTLIGIIFGFLPARNAARLDPVAALARD; translated from the coding sequence ATGAAACCGCCCGTCTTAAAAGTTGAAAAACTCCGGCGCGAATTTCCGGCCGGGGAAGGGACGATCACCGTCCTGAAAGACATCGACCTGACCATTGAGGCCGGTGAGATGGTCGCCATTGTCGGCCAATCCGGTTCGGGGAAATCGACCCTTATGAACATACTGGGCTGTCTTGATCGCCCCACCGCCGGGGTGTACCGGGTCGGCGAGCGCGAAACGGCGGCTCTGGAACCCGATGAACTGGCCGAACTTAGGCGTGAGCATTTTGGCTTTATTTTTCAGCGCTATCACCTGCTGGGGGATTTGAGCGCGCTCGGTAATGTCGAAGTACCATCGATCTATGCCGGTGTGCCGGTCGAGGCCCGCAAAGACCGCGCCCGTTCTTTGCTGGAACGGCTGGGATTAGGCGACCGCACCCAGCACCGGCCCGGACAGTTATCGGGTGGCCAGCAGCAGCGCGTATCGATTGCCCGCGCCCTGATGAACGGCGGTGAGATCGTGCTGGCCGATGAGCCGACCGGCGCGCTCGATACCAAGTCCGGCGAAGAGGTCATGCGCATCCTCAAAGGGCTGCACGCCGATGGCCACACGGTCATCATCGTCACCCATGACCGCGACGTGGCCGACCATTGCCAGAGGGTCATTGAAATTCGCGACGGCGAAATCATTGACGACCGGCCCGGTGCAGGCAAAGGCGAAACCGATCATGAGCCCCTGCCCGCCCTTACCGCGCAAGGCCGTGACGGGATTGGTGCCCTGATCGATAGCTTCCGTGAAGCGTTCCAGATGGCGCTGCTGGCTATGAATGCCCACCGCATGCGCACATTTCTGACCATGCTCGGTATCATCATCGGCATTGCCTCCGTGGTGTGCGTGGTCGCACTTGGCACCGGATCACGCCAAAAGGTGCTGGAGCAAATCTCATCCATTGGCACCAATACGCTGGAGATCATGCCGGGCTCAGGCTTTGGCGACCGAAGGTCGGGGGCTATCCGCACCCTGGTGGTCGCCGATGCCGATGCGCTGGCACGGCAACCCTATGTCGATAGCGTGACGCCAACCGTGCGATCCTCCGTCACGGTGCGCTACGGGGCCGTCGCCAATACCGGTCAGGTCAACGGCGTCGGCGCGCAATATTTCCGCGTTAAGGGCGTGGAATTATCGAGCGGCCGCCTGTTCGGGGATGAGGAAATCGCCACCACCGCTCAGGACGTGGTCATCGATCAGAACACAGTCAATACGCTCAAATTTGCGGGCGATCCGATTGGTGAGGTCATATTGCTGGGTTCAACGCCAGCCCGCATTATCGGCGTGGTCGAGGCCTCGAGCTCAGGCTTTGGCGGGGGCGGGGATTCGATGAATATCTACATGCCCTATACGGCGGTTAACGCGCGCATGCTGGGCACCACCACCTTGCGCAGCATTACCGTGCGGGTGAACGATGACACCGAATCCAGCATTGCCGAAGCCGGGGTGACCAACCTGCTCACCCAGAGGCACGGCACCAAGGATTTCTTCATTATCAACACCGATGAGATCCGCAAAACCATCACCGCCACCACCCAGACCCTAACGGTGCTGATTTCAGCGATTGCGGTCATCTCCCTGATCGTCGGCGGCATCGGGGTGATGAACATCATGCTGGTGTCGGTCACGGAACGCACGTCGGAAATTGGCGTGCGTATGGCGGTGGGGGCCCGTCAGCGCGATATATTGCAGCAATTCCTGATCGAGGCGGTTCTGGTCTGCCTGATCGGCGGGGTGCTGGGGATTGTGGTTGCCCTGTTGTTCGGGGTGATCTTTGCGCAGTTCTCAACCGACTTCCGGCTGGTCTATTCGATGTCATCCATAATTGCGGCCTTTGGCTGCTCCACCCTGATCGGGATCATCTTCGGCTTCCTGCCGGCGCGTAACGCCGCGCGGCTTGATCCGGTCGCGGCCTTAGCGAGGGATTAG
- a CDS encoding TolC family protein encodes MKKQLVAILLASVSLSACLHTPYETPAVNIPSAFQHAPASGAYGATDRWWEGFNDPKLTAVIDKVLASNNDLAAAAIRLRQARLRTDVYRLDQFPQVSGNLDASKQLNDTAPGDNGESYSARVGVSFEADLWGQLASQTDAAKWEAEATSEDLEATRLSLIGTTATFYWQIAYTHERIRNAQASLDYAQRVRAMVTAQHDAGSVSGIEVSEADQTVNAQIAALSELQQQQVEYRAALALLMNGDVVPADQEATTLPTADLPAIAPGLPAELLGRRPDLKAAEYRLRSTLSGVDATRASYYPALSLTGSAGGSSTALSDVVKNPIGTLGAGLTLPFLNFAQNRLNIKVAKADYEIAVIDFRQTMLEAFSDVDNTLSAQTQLAIQGARLEQSLAAAQKTEALYALRYRTGAVSLRIWLDAQESLRSAQQAVDANRLNRLITQATLYQALGGGA; translated from the coding sequence ATGAAAAAACAGCTTGTTGCCATTCTGCTGGCGTCGGTAAGTTTAAGCGCCTGCCTGCACACGCCCTATGAGACCCCGGCAGTCAATATCCCGTCCGCGTTTCAGCATGCCCCGGCCTCGGGTGCCTATGGGGCCACAGATCGTTGGTGGGAGGGTTTCAACGACCCTAAACTCACCGCCGTGATTGATAAGGTACTGGCCAGCAATAACGATCTGGCCGCCGCCGCCATTCGCCTGCGTCAGGCCAGACTGCGCACGGACGTTTACCGACTTGATCAGTTTCCGCAAGTCTCCGGCAACCTCGATGCCTCAAAGCAGCTCAACGATACGGCCCCCGGCGACAACGGCGAGTCTTATAGCGCCCGTGTCGGGGTAAGCTTTGAGGCCGATCTGTGGGGCCAACTGGCCTCGCAGACCGATGCCGCCAAATGGGAGGCCGAGGCCACCTCCGAAGACCTAGAGGCCACGCGCCTCAGTCTGATCGGGACGACGGCGACCTTTTACTGGCAGATCGCCTATACCCATGAGCGCATCCGTAACGCTCAGGCCAGCCTCGACTACGCCCAGCGCGTTCGGGCCATGGTCACTGCCCAGCATGATGCCGGATCGGTGTCCGGCATTGAGGTCAGTGAGGCCGACCAGACCGTCAATGCCCAGATCGCGGCCTTGAGCGAGCTTCAGCAGCAACAGGTCGAATACCGTGCCGCCCTGGCACTGTTGATGAACGGTGACGTCGTGCCCGCCGATCAGGAAGCCACGACCCTGCCCACAGCAGACCTCCCCGCCATTGCCCCCGGATTACCCGCCGAATTACTAGGCAGGCGACCTGATCTTAAGGCCGCTGAATATCGCCTCAGATCGACATTATCGGGCGTGGATGCCACCCGCGCGTCCTATTATCCGGCGCTGTCTCTGACCGGCTCTGCGGGCGGATCATCGACGGCTCTGTCGGACGTTGTGAAAAACCCGATTGGCACATTGGGCGCGGGCCTGACCCTGCCGTTTCTGAACTTCGCCCAGAACCGCCTCAATATCAAAGTCGCCAAAGCCGACTATGAGATCGCCGTCATCGACTTCCGCCAGACGATGCTTGAGGCGTTTAGCGATGTCGACAACACCCTGTCGGCCCAGACCCAACTGGCCATTCAGGGGGCACGGCTGGAGCAAAGTCTGGCCGCCGCGCAAAAGACCGAAGCGCTTTATGCTTTGCGTTATCGTACCGGCGCAGTCAGCCTGCGGATATGGCTGGATGCACAGGAAAGTTTGCGGTCAGCGCAACAGGCCGTCGATGCCAACCGGCTGAACCGGCTGATCACGCAGGCCACACTCTATCAAGCC